A genomic region of Trifolium pratense cultivar HEN17-A07 linkage group LG3, ARS_RC_1.1, whole genome shotgun sequence contains the following coding sequences:
- the LOC123914528 gene encoding uncharacterized protein LOC123914528, which translates to MSVPSSSVSRRGRLCRCGFHTILLTAKKGIHAGRQFWRCPFWMMPTTCNMFIWVDEEDEIFDVDEVDDGRIDALSKFFLGVIEDGRKKTEEVEKKFNDQRMTVKIVVTLLVLSMLMNVVFLMNCYC; encoded by the exons ATGTCTGTACCTTCGTCGTCAGTTTCTCGCCGGGGAAGATTGTGTCGTTGCGGCTTTCATACTATACTTTTGACTGCAAAAAAGGGTATTCATGCAGGGAGACAGTTCTGGAGGTGTCCATTTTGGATG ATGCCAACCACATGTAATATGTTTATTTGggttgatgaagaagatgagatCTTTGATGTTGATGAAGTTGACGATGGCAGAATTGATGCACTGTCAAAGTTTTTTTTAGGGGTTATTGAAGATGGAAGGAAGAAAACTGAAGAAGTTGAAAAGAAATTTAATGATCAGAGGATGACGGTCAAAATTGTAGTGACTTTATTGGTGTTGTCTATGTTAATGAATGTTGTGTTTCTAATGAACTGCTACTGCTAG
- the LOC123914529 gene encoding protein FAR1-RELATED SEQUENCE 5-like: MSADGLSGFDVEVNMKDLTAEEIQNMEFESIEKAEEFYVEYARCLGFSARKDVRRVTAEGVVHTRQMVCSRQGERAKKNIERTERSRQPRGLSRTSCVAMIRFHLNNSSGTYGVVCFMPVHNHPLTPSTHVHLIPKYRGLNEADKNFVDGLHSYGVRSCHILGYLMGQKGGHAGLGFCKKDLYNYITRSGKAKMEDVGDAYSALCDIQTRTENDHLFYCKFTLDDMGHLNNLFWCDGASRVDYSCFGEVIAFDATYKKNKYDRPLVVFCGYNHHKETTVFACALIVNEKTETYKWLLETFLDAMYQKHPLRVVTDGDNAMREAIKCVFPNASHRLCSWHIHQNALENVKNKIFCQEFSSLVYSTCSPARFESEWQRIIDEHGLSGNPWTRKVYETRKSWAAAFMRSDMFYGMRTTSMCEGLNSFIKNFVQKRSTLVEFVRDFHRALAEYRNQEMTSDFVSTYYKPVMLTHMPGLEQKVSEIFTRAMFMKVREQITNSASLVIGEQVSLGNTVVIKMDRFGVPGSTVTVCVDLVGPIFKCECQHFERSGIPCCHVFCAIKQRHMDYLPDNLVCKRWTKMAKNNVLTCTVDKQDADKLEMYRRSSLTAAFNTLLEVCCKTDSSYKQGISAMYGLINKFKKADAGNRGKNTNETPIRDPKKSNAKGAPRKYNKHKKKKKNTKCGHCQMVGHDKSGCPVLHPGSDLEFDDTVQTENESIDMDVSDSLTEGRNDRVPGDRSNGGQRRKKQTTTSTTTEVPTQSSSSSYNVGHGYPHFPSQFRVNQSVGLFPNFPPSANCAPHAPPMNSNMANCAPHAPPTNSYMPGGSHNVPSRSSFLQTLGDVELKAKMKKERPEN; encoded by the exons ATGTCTGCGGATGGTTTGTCGGGTTTCGATGTCGAAGTAAACATGAAAGACTTGACAGCagaagaaatacaaaatatggAATTTGAATCTATAGAAAAAGCAGAGGAATTTTATGTAGAATATGCAAGGTGTCTTGGGTTTTCCGCTAGAAAAGATGTAAGGCGAGTCACCGCTGAAGGTGTTGTACATACACGTCAGATGGTTTGTTCTAGGCAGGGTGAGAgagctaaaaaaaatattgagcgCACTGAACGTTCGAGACAACCCAGGGGATTGTCACGAACATCTTGTGTAGCTATGATTCGATTTCACCTTAATAACAGTAGTGGTACTTATGGTGTTGTCTGCTTTATGCCCGTTCACAACCATCCTTTAACTCCATCCACACATGTTCACCTGATCCCCAAGTATCGTGGATTGAATGAAGCCGATAAGAATTTCGTAGATGGGTTGCATTCGTACGGGGTTAGATCTTGTCATATTCTGGGATATTTGATGGGTCAAAAAGGTGGTCATGCAGGGCTTGGTTTTTGCAAAAAAGACCTTTATAACTACATCACCAGGAGTGGGAAGGCAAAAATGGAGGATGTTGGCGACGCGTATTCTGCTTTGTGTGATATCCAGACAAGAACAGAAAATGACCACCTTTTTTATTGTAAGTTTACACTCGATGATATGGGGCAtctaaataatttgttttggtgcGACGGAGCTAGTCGCGTTGACTACAGCTGTTTCGGGGAAGTGATTGCCTTCGATGCGACTTATAAGAAGAACAAATACGACAGGCCACTCGTTGTTTTTTGTGGTTACAATCACCACAAGGAAACTACAGTTTTTGCCTGTGCCTTAATTGTCAACGAAAAAACTGAGACATACAAGTGGTTGTTAGAGACATTCTTAGATGCGATGTATCAAAAGCATCCGCTTCGGGTGGTGACTGATGGAGACAATGCTATGAGAGAAGCAATTAAATGTGTATTTCCGAATGCAAGTCACCGCCTTTGTTCTTGGCATATCCACCAGAATGCACTTGAAAATGTGAAGAATAAAATTTTTTGCCAAGAGTTCTCTTCGTTGGTTTATTCTACTTGTAGCCCTGCGAGGTTTGAAAGTGAGTGGCAGAGGATTATAGATGAGCATGGTCTATCAGGGAATCCGTGGACTCGAAAGGTTTATGAGACAAGGAAAAGTTGGGCAGCTGCGTTTATGCGGTCGGATATGTTCTATGGAATGAGAACGACTTCAATGTGTGAAGGTCTAAattcatttattaaaaattttgtGCAGAAAAGAAGCACTCTAGTTGAATTTGTAAGGGATTTTCATAGAGCTTTAGCAGAGTACAGAAACCAGGAAATGACGTCTGATTTTGTTTCAACTTACTATAAACCTGTGATGTTAACACATATGCCAGGTCTTGAGCAAAAAGTTTCTGAGATCTTCACCAGAGCCATGTTTATGAAGGTTAGAGAACAGATAACAAATTCAGCCTCGCTGGTTATTGGTGAACAAGTTTCGTTGGGGAATACAGTGGTGATTAAAATGGATAGATTTGGCGTTCCCGGTTCAACGGTGACAGTTTGCGTTGATTTGGTTGGTCCCATTTTTAAATGTGAATGCCAACACTTTGAGCGCAGTGGGATTCCATGTTGTCACGTCTTTTGTGCCATCAAGCAGAGACACATGGATTACCTCCCGGACAACCTGGTTTGCAAAAGGTGGACTAAAATGGCGAAAAATAATGTCTTGACGTGTACGGTGGATAAACAGGATGCTGATAAGTTGGAAATGTATCGTCGAAGTTCATTGACTGCTGCGTTCAATACATTGTTGGAGGTTTGTTGTAAAACTGATTCCAGTTATAAGCAGGGTATCAGTGCAATGTACGGTCTTATTAACAAGTTCAAGAAAGCTGATGCTGGGAACAGAGGAAAAAATACAAATGAAACCCCGATTCGCGACCCAAAGAAGTCGAACGCCAAAGGCGCTCCTCGCAAATACAATAAacacaagaagaagaagaagaatacaAAGTGTGGCCATTGTCAGATGGTTGGCCACGACAAATCTGGTTGTCCGGTACTACATCCGGGCAGCGATTTAGAATTCGACGACACTGTGCAGACTGAAAATGAATCGATTGATATGGAT GTATCAGATTCGCTTACTGAAGGCAGAAACGACCGCGTACCCGGTGACAGGAGTAATGGTGGTCAGCGAAGGAAGAAACAAACTACTACAAGTACAACCACTGAAGTACCAACACAGTCCTCATCATCCAGCTACAATGTAGGGCACGGATACCCGCACTTTCCATCACAGTTTAGAGTAAATCAAAGTGTGGGGTTGTTTCCAAACTTTCCACCATCGGCTAACTGTGCACCGCATGCGCCACCAATGAACAGTAATATGGCTAACTGTGCACCGCATGCGCCACCAACGAACAGTTATATGCCGGGTGGATCTCATAATGTTCCTTCTCGTTCATCG TTCTTGCAAACCTTGGGGGACGTGGAGCTGAAAGCAAAAATGAAGAAAGAACGACCGGAAAATTGA
- the LOC123916038 gene encoding probable beta-1,4-xylosyltransferase IRX10L produces the protein MGFWKLGFFGILFGAFLFSIDAVELRRNQPTERISGSAGDVLEDDPVGRLKVFVYELPSKYNKKILQKDPRCLAHMFAAEIFMHRFLLSSAVRTLNPEEADWFYTPVYTTCDLTPNGLPLPFKSPRMMRSAIQLISSNWPYWNRTEGADHFFVVPHDFGACFHYQEEKAIERGILPLLQLATLVQTFGQRNHVCLKDGSITIPPYAPPQKMHTHLIPDKTPRSIFVYFRGLFYDVGNDPEGGYYARGARAAVWENFKNNPLFDISTEHPTTYYEDMQRAVFCLCPLGWAPWSPRLVEAVVFGCIPVIIADDIVLPFADAIPWEEIGVFVDEQDVPKLDTILTSIPPEVILRKQRLLANPSMKQAMLFPQPAQAGDAFHQVLNGLARKLPHERSVFLKPGEKSLNWTAGPVGDLKPW, from the exons atgggtttttGGAAATTGGGTTTTTTTGGGATTCTTTTTGGTGCTTTTCTCTTTTCAATTGATGCTGTTGAACTTCGCAGGAATCAACCTACTGAAAGAATTTcag GTAGTGCTGGGGATGTATTGGAAGATGATCCGGTTGGAAGGTTGAAGGTTTTTGTTTATGAACTTCCAAGTAAATACAATAAGAAAATTCTGCAAAAGGACCCAAGATGCCTCGCCCATATGTTTGCTGCCGAGATCTTTATGCACCGGTTTCTCTTATCTAGCGCTGTCCGAACCCTTAATCCCGAAGAAGCTGATTGGTTTTATACCCCTGTGTACACCACCTGTGATTTGACACCAAATGGCCTCCCTTTACCTTTTAAGTCACCACGAATGATGAGAAGTGCCATACAACTTATTTCTTCAAACTGGCCTTATTGGAACCGAACAGAGGGAGCGGATCATTTCTTTGTGGTTCCACATGACTTTGGGGCATGTTTTCATTATCAA GAAGAGAAGGCAATTGAAAGAGGGATTCTTCCATTGCTGCAGCTTGCTACCTTGGTTCAAACGTTTGGACAGAGGAATCATGTGTGCTTGAAAGATGGCTCAATTACCATTCCTCCATATGCTCCACCACAGAAAATGCATACTCACTTGATTCCTGATAAGACTCCCAGGTCAATTTTTGTGTACTTCCGAGGACTGTTTTATGATGTTGGAAATGACCCTGAAGGTGGTTATTATGCAAG AGGTGCAAGAGCAGCAGTGTGGGAAAACTTTAAGAACAACCCATTATTTGACATTTCGACTGAGCATCCAACAACATATTACGAGGACATGCAACGAGCTGTGTTTTGTCTATGCCCACTTGGATGGGCCCCTTGGAGCCCAAGGTTGGTTGAAGCTGTGGTATTCGGTTGCATTCCTGTTATTATTGCAGATGATATTGTACTGCCGTTTGCCGATGCAATACCGTGGGAAGAGATCGGGGTGTTTGTTGATGAGCAGGATGTTCCTAAGTTGGATACCATACTCACATCGATCCCACCAGAAGTTATATTGAGGAAACAAAGATTGCTTGCTAACCCTTCTATGAAGCAAGCAATGTTGTTCCCTCAACCTGCGCAAGCCGGAGATGCTTTCCATCAAGTTCTAAATGGACTTGCACGGAAGTTGCCGCATGAAAGGAGTGTATTCTTGAAACCAGGGGAGAAGAGCTTGAATTGGACTGCTGGCCCTGTCGGTGACCTTAAACCTTGGTAA
- the LOC123916043 gene encoding transaldolase-like isoform X1, with protein MASTNISNITGSVTHVPIKMELNFHFHTRSPSFLQYSHKALRLKCLCAKMNNSNVTSTRTILHDLYEKQRQSPYYDNLCRPVSDLVPFIASGIKGVTTNPAIFEKAISLSNAYNQQLRELVEGGKDTESAYWELVVKDIHDTCKLLEPIYNETNGVDGYVSVAVSPKLANDTNGTIEAAKWLHKMVGCPNVYIKIPAIDESIPSIKEVISLGISVNVTLIFSLPRYEAVINAYLDGLEASSTSDLSNVSSAAAFYISRVDVIIDKKLEQIGTAEALDLTGKAAVAQAALAYQLYQKMFSGPRWERLEKRGAKKQRLMWASTNVKNSAYRDTFYVDSLIGPDTISTIPPDPALKAFMDHGIVSRTLDAKVSEAQSIYNAIETLGIDWSSVGSQLENEVLTSFTRSFDNVLGCLTKKVNEFINQ; from the exons ATGGCTTCAACCAACATCTCAAACATCACAGGTTCTGTTACACATGTACCTATCAAAATGGAActgaattttcattttcacacaAGATCACCAAGTTTCTTGCAATATTCTCATAAAGCCTTAAG GTTAAAGTGTTTATGTGCAAAAATGAATAATAGTAACGTGACATCTACAAGGACTATTCTGCATGATCTCTATGAGAAACAAAGACAAAGTCCTTACTATGATAATCTCTGTCGACCCGTTTCAGATTTGGTTCCATTCATTGCCTCTGGAATCAAAGGTGTTACTACCAACCCTGCG ATATTTGAAAAAGCTATATCATTATCAAATGCTTACAATCAACAGTTGAG GGAGTTGGTAGAGGGAGGGAAAGACACAGAAAGTGCCTACTGGGAATTGGTTGTGAAGGACATACATGATACTTGCAAACTCTTGGAACCAATTTACAATGAAACAAATGGGGTAGATGGGTATGTATCGGTTGCAGTTTCCCCGAAGCTTGCAAATGATACCAACGGAACAATTGAGGCAGCAAAATGGCTTCATAAAATGGTTGGATGTCCAAATGTTTATATTAAAATCCCTGCAATTGATGAATCTATTCCTTCAATTAAGGAAGTTATTTCACTTGGGATAAGTGTGAATGTCACT CTCATATTCTCTCTCCCTAGATATGAAGCTGTAATTAATGCTTACTTGGATGGTCTTGAAGCTTCTAGTACAAGCGATCTCTCTAATGTTTCTAGTGCAGCAGCTTTCTACATCAGTAGAGTGGATGTTATAATTGACAAGAAACTTGAGCAGATTGGTACCGCTGAGGCTCTTGATCTCACAGGAAAG GCTGCGGTTGCTCAAGCAGCCTTGGCTTACCAACTTTACCAGAAAATGTTTTCTGGTCCAAGATGGGAGCGCCTGGAGAAGAGAGGTGCCAAGAAGCAAAGATTGATGTGGGCGTCAACAAATGTGAAAAATTCAGCTTACCGTGATACTTTTTATGTTGATTCTCTTATTGGACCTGATACG ATTTCAACCATACCACCAGACCCTGCTCTTAAAGCATTCATGGACCATGGTATTGTTTCAAGAACCTTGGATGCAAAAGTATCAGAAGCTCAAAGCATATACAATGCAATTGAGACATTAGGGATTGATTGGAGTTCTGTTGGATCACAACTTGAAAACGAGGTGCTTACTTCTTTCACAAGAAGCTTCGACAACGTGCTTGGGTGCCTGACAAAAAAGGTTAATGAATTCATAAACCAATAG
- the LOC123916043 gene encoding transaldolase-like isoform X2 translates to MELNFHFHTRSPSFLQYSHKALRLKCLCAKMNNSNVTSTRTILHDLYEKQRQSPYYDNLCRPVSDLVPFIASGIKGVTTNPAIFEKAISLSNAYNQQLRELVEGGKDTESAYWELVVKDIHDTCKLLEPIYNETNGVDGYVSVAVSPKLANDTNGTIEAAKWLHKMVGCPNVYIKIPAIDESIPSIKEVISLGISVNVTLIFSLPRYEAVINAYLDGLEASSTSDLSNVSSAAAFYISRVDVIIDKKLEQIGTAEALDLTGKAAVAQAALAYQLYQKMFSGPRWERLEKRGAKKQRLMWASTNVKNSAYRDTFYVDSLIGPDTISTIPPDPALKAFMDHGIVSRTLDAKVSEAQSIYNAIETLGIDWSSVGSQLENEVLTSFTRSFDNVLGCLTKKVNEFINQ, encoded by the exons ATGGAActgaattttcattttcacacaAGATCACCAAGTTTCTTGCAATATTCTCATAAAGCCTTAAG GTTAAAGTGTTTATGTGCAAAAATGAATAATAGTAACGTGACATCTACAAGGACTATTCTGCATGATCTCTATGAGAAACAAAGACAAAGTCCTTACTATGATAATCTCTGTCGACCCGTTTCAGATTTGGTTCCATTCATTGCCTCTGGAATCAAAGGTGTTACTACCAACCCTGCG ATATTTGAAAAAGCTATATCATTATCAAATGCTTACAATCAACAGTTGAG GGAGTTGGTAGAGGGAGGGAAAGACACAGAAAGTGCCTACTGGGAATTGGTTGTGAAGGACATACATGATACTTGCAAACTCTTGGAACCAATTTACAATGAAACAAATGGGGTAGATGGGTATGTATCGGTTGCAGTTTCCCCGAAGCTTGCAAATGATACCAACGGAACAATTGAGGCAGCAAAATGGCTTCATAAAATGGTTGGATGTCCAAATGTTTATATTAAAATCCCTGCAATTGATGAATCTATTCCTTCAATTAAGGAAGTTATTTCACTTGGGATAAGTGTGAATGTCACT CTCATATTCTCTCTCCCTAGATATGAAGCTGTAATTAATGCTTACTTGGATGGTCTTGAAGCTTCTAGTACAAGCGATCTCTCTAATGTTTCTAGTGCAGCAGCTTTCTACATCAGTAGAGTGGATGTTATAATTGACAAGAAACTTGAGCAGATTGGTACCGCTGAGGCTCTTGATCTCACAGGAAAG GCTGCGGTTGCTCAAGCAGCCTTGGCTTACCAACTTTACCAGAAAATGTTTTCTGGTCCAAGATGGGAGCGCCTGGAGAAGAGAGGTGCCAAGAAGCAAAGATTGATGTGGGCGTCAACAAATGTGAAAAATTCAGCTTACCGTGATACTTTTTATGTTGATTCTCTTATTGGACCTGATACG ATTTCAACCATACCACCAGACCCTGCTCTTAAAGCATTCATGGACCATGGTATTGTTTCAAGAACCTTGGATGCAAAAGTATCAGAAGCTCAAAGCATATACAATGCAATTGAGACATTAGGGATTGATTGGAGTTCTGTTGGATCACAACTTGAAAACGAGGTGCTTACTTCTTTCACAAGAAGCTTCGACAACGTGCTTGGGTGCCTGACAAAAAAGGTTAATGAATTCATAAACCAATAG
- the LOC123916044 gene encoding uncharacterized protein At4g14100-like, whose protein sequence is MASSTTAEQRICFCFGLFFLFLHLSISTTTDNPVPAAWPEQFHSVLFINRSGNLQKTDLWYDWPNGRNFNIIQHQLGVLKYDLEWNNGTSFYYTLDPFNHTCKILHFDVGILRPNWLDGANYLGQQYVDNFLCNVWEKVDFIWYFEDVITKRPVKWIFYSGMISHVMTFEVGAVLDDAHWQAPVYCFSEAEPEPQMLARKSSFLSLDLEPAAVLGGFRGTLMSDMR, encoded by the exons ATGGCTTCTTCTACTACCGCAGAACAACGCATTTGTTTCTGTTTCGgtctcttcttcctcttccttcACCTCTCAATCTCAACCACCACAGACAACCCAGTTCCAGCGGCATGGCCAGAACAGTTCCACTCAGTTCTATTCATAAACAGAAGCGGCAATCTTCAAAAAACTGACTTATGGTACGATTGGCCAAATGGACGCAACTTCAACATCATTCAGCATCAGCTTGGTGTTCTCAAATATGACCTTGAATGGAACAATGGCACTTCCTTTTACTACACTCTAGACCCTTTTAACCACACTTGTAAAATCCTTCATTTTGATGTGGGTATTCTACGACCCAATTGGCTTGATGGTGCTAATTATTTAGGTCAACAATATGTTGATAATTTTCTATGTAATGTTTGGGAGAAAGTTGATTTTATTTGGTACTTTGAGGATGTTATCACTAAAAGACCTGTTAAGTGGATCTTCTACTCCG GAATGATTTCTCATGTGATGACATTTGAGGTTGGGGCAGTGCTGGATGATGCACATTGGCAGGCTCCTGTCTATTGTTTTAGTGAGGCTGAGCCTGAACCGCAGATGCTCGCCAGAAAGAGCAGCTTTTTATCATTAGATTTAGAACCTGCTGCTGTTCTTGGTGGTTTTCGTGGGACATTAATGAGTGACATGAGATAG
- the LOC123916045 gene encoding succinate dehydrogenase assembly factor 2, mitochondrial, which produces MASLFLRRAVLNAQRVLNSSSPPSTTILRPVFGYYKISPFTSHTENNNNTTHSNNSLNIDLSNEESKRSLFNRLLYRSKQRGFLELDLVLGKWVENNIHSLDENQIRSLIHVLDVENPDLWKWLSGQEQPPESISVNPVFTAVREVVMKNLDSHSSPETRATPGQPWVRGWDDIQKFKGGPSTGNQ; this is translated from the exons ATGGCTTCTCTGTTTCTGAGAAGAGCCGTATTAAACGCTCAGAGAGTCCTCAATTCCTCGTCGCCGCCATCAACCACCATTCTCCGGCCAGTTTTTGGATACTATAAAATTTCCCCTTTCACTTCCCACACTGAAAATAACAACAATACTACTCATTCTAATAACTCGCTTAACATCGATTTATCCAACGAAGAATCTAAAAGAAGCTTATTCAACAG GTTATTATATAGAAGCAAGCAACGAGGGTTCCTTGAACTCGATTTGGTTCTCGGAAAATGGGTAGAgaataatattcattcattgGATGAAAATCAAATTCGATCTCTCATTCATGTTCTCGATGTG GAGAATCCAGATTTATGGAAATGGTTATCTGGGCAGGAGCAACCCCCGGAATCAATCAGCGTTAACCCC GTCTTTACTGCAGTGCGGGAAGTAGTTATGAAGAATCTTGACAGCCATTCTTCTCCTGAAACAAGAGCAACACCCGGGCAACCATGGGTAAGAGGCTGGGATGATATCCAGAAATTTAAGGGTGGCCCCAGCACTGGAAATCAGTAG
- the LOC123916046 gene encoding (+)-neomenthol dehydrogenase-like has product MGHKEKKKDKHLQQISLLRTIPYSDHQRWWSKETIAVVTGGNRGIGFEISRQLADHGVTVILTSRDASVGVESIKVLQEGGLDVHCHELDILDSSSITQFSEWLKENYGGLNILVNNAGVNFNFGSDNSVENAHKVIETNYYGTKRMIEAMIPLMKVSPAGGRIVNVSSRLGRLNGKRNRLENDALREQLSDVENLTEELIDGAVNAFLQQVDDGTWESGGWPIRFTDYSLSKLAVNAYTRLMAKKLSDRPDGEKIFINCYCPGWVKTALTGYAGSVSVEQGADTGVWLSLIPEQAITGMFFAERREINF; this is encoded by the exons ATGGggcacaaagaaaagaaaaaagataagcATTTGCAACAAATATCACTTTTGAGGACCATTCCTTATTCAGATCATCAGAG GTGGTGGTCTAAGGAAACAATTGCTGTGGTTACTGGTGGAAATAGAGGAATTGGATTTGAAATTTCAAGACAACTTGCTGATCATGGTGTAACTGTGATCCTAACATCAAGAGATGCTAGTGTTGGTGTTGAATCAATTAAGGTCTTACAAGAAGGTGGTCTTGATGTGCATTGTCATGAACTTGATATATTAGATTCTTCATCCATCACCCAATTCTCTGAGTGGTTAAAGGAAAATTATGGAGGCCTAAATATTCTG GTAAATAATGCAGgtgttaatttcaattttgggtCTGATAATTCAGTTGAAAATGCTCATAAGGTCATTGAAACAAATTATTATGGAACCAAGCGTATGATTGAAGCTATGATTCCACTGATGAAGGTATCCCCTGCTGGTGGCCGTATTGTAAATGTGAGCTCGCGTCTAGGTCGACTAAATGGAAAACGAAAT agattggagaatgatgCTTTGAGAGAGCAACTAAGCGATGTGGAGAATCTTACGGAAGAACTAATTGATGGTGCTGTGAATGCTTTTCTACAACAAGTAGACGATGGAACATGGGAATCGGGAGGATGGCCTATAAGATTTACGGATTATTCTTTGTCGAAACTAGCTGTTAATGCTTATACAAGATTGATGGCAAAAAAACTTTCTGATAGACCAGATGGTGAAAAGATATTTATCAACTGCTATTGTCCTGGTTGGGTTAAAACAGCTCTTACAGGGTATGCAGGAAGTGTTTCAGTTGAACAAGGTGCTGATACCGGAGTGTGGCTTTCGCTTATTCCTGAACAAGCAATTACAGGAATGTTTTTTGCAGAAAGAAGAGAAATAAACTTCTAA